The window AATACCGATATGGAAAAACAGATTTCCCACCAAGCAAAGTTTATTAGCTTTGCATTAGGTGGTCCAAACCAATACTCTGGTCAATCGATGGCAAAGGCGCATGGGGGAATGAATCTACAACCAAACCATTTCCAAGCAATCGCCAACCACCTTCATGATGCTCTAGCCCATTTTGGGGTAAATGAAGCTGACATAGATCAAGCTTTAAGCAAAGTGGCGAGCCTAAAGGATGACATCTTGTACAAATAAAAATGTAATAATGACCGAAAAAAAACGATCTGATTTCCCGAAATCAGATCGTTTTTTTCATTGTTCATTCATTTGGTTCAGTCAAAAGGTTCCTAAACAGGGAATCTATTTGAATTTACAAATTTACAGAAAATTTAATTTAAAGACATTGACAGTTCCTGTAAAACGGAGTATCATTTGTTAGGAAAGCTGACATTGATTGTTAATTATTATCACTAGAGACGAATAGTACATAACCGTTATTAGAGATTATTTAAAGTGAAATGATGTAGTGTTTGTTAGAAACTATGACATTGAGTTTTTTAACGTGTTAATTTCCGATTATTAATATTGGTTTACTCAATAAATTAAAGATTAGATGGAGGAATGATCATCGTGTTTACAAAATACAACTACACATCATATTTTGACGAGATGTTCAATGAAAAAGGTGATGTTCGAAATCATTATGGACATGTTCATGAACAGCTATCTAATATGAGCGAGAATGAATTGAATAGTTTACAGCACGCGATGCAATCACAAATGATGAAACAAGGTGTTACCT of the Bacillus sp. 1NLA3E genome contains:
- a CDS encoding group I truncated hemoglobin, which codes for MEQSLYEKVGGEEAINKVVDYFYNDLVLKDDTVNQFFENTDMEKQISHQAKFISFALGGPNQYSGQSMAKAHGGMNLQPNHFQAIANHLHDALAHFGVNEADIDQALSKVASLKDDILYK